GCTGATCGCGCCGATGCTGACCAAGACCAAGGATTCCTACAATGTCGACGCCATCTCGCAGAAGCTGGCCGAGACGGCTCTCGACCACCGCGCGCATGCCGCCGCCGGCTGGGCGCTGATCCGGGCCGAACGCGCGCGGCTCGCAGCGGCGCTCGCCGCGCGCGGCCTTGCCTCCGCCGCCTCACAGACCAACTTCCTGCTCGCCGATGTCCCCGCCACGGTTCCCGGCGGCGCGGCCGAACTGCACCGCCGCCTGCAGGACGAAGGGATCTTCGTGCGCTGGTTCGATCAGGACGGACTGCGCCAGCGCCTGCGCATCACCATCGGCAGCGCTGACGAGAACACGGCGCTCCTCGCCGCGATCGACAGGCTCACGGCGCCGGGCTGAAGCCGGCTTCGTGGGCCGCGCGGCTGTCCTCCGGCGCCTCCTCGCGGCGATCGTTCATGCCGTAGTCGCGCAGCACCGATGCGACCCTCAGGCGATAGTCGCGGAAGATGCCGCCGCGGCCGGCCGCCTGCGTCGCGCGATGACGGATCTGGTTGCGCCAGGCGGCCACCGCCGCCTCGTCGCGCCAGAACGACAGCGACAGGAGCTTGTCCGGGTCGGTCAGGCTCTGGAAGCGCTCGACCGAAATGAAGCCGTCCATGGCCATGAGATCGTCGCGCAGCCTGGCTGCCAGCGCCATATAGTCGCCCTTGCGGCCTTCGGCCGGCGAGACCTCGAAAATGACCGCGATCATGACATCCTCCGCGCCGCGTCGAGAAAACCGATTGTAGCGCGATAACGATCGCCCAGGCCGTCCTCAGGATGCATGAGATATGTGCCTGTGGCGATCTTGATGTGGCGGATCCGCCGCCGCGGCCGGCGCATCCGCGAGCCAGCCGGCGTCCCTGGCGAGGCTGTCCCCCCGCTCCGGATGATGGCGACCGGTGCGCCGATCAGGTCCGCCTCATGTCCGTGCCGGCCAGGCCGCAACAATACCGGCGCGGGGACGATCGGGAGCACACACCGCCGGCGGCGAGCGCCATGCTCGCCGGCAGCGGCCGGACCGCTGCCAGCCGGGCCTTGGCCCGGAGGTCCAAGGGAAACGGGCTGCACGACGGTTCGCTTCCCGGCGAACCGTCGGCGACCGCCTCACACCCGCCGCAGCGACCAGGGATAGGGCGCCGATCCGGTGAGCATGCCGGTCAGGCTCTTGCGATAGGCCGTCTTGATGGTGAACTGGCCGAGCGGCACGGTCGCCACCTCCTCGAGCGCCAGGCGTGCAAGCTCGGTCGCCGCCTTCTTCTGCCCGGCCTCGTCGGGGGCGAAGAGCCATTCGTCGACGAGCTGTTCGGAGCGTGGATTGGTCCACCAGCCGAACCAGCCGCTCAGCCCCGGGCCACGCACCAGGTTGGAGGTTGCCGGGCTGCCCCAGCCGTCGGTCGGGCCCAGCGTGTGGAAGATGCTCCAGCCGCCCTTGTCGACCGTTTCGCGGTTGTTGCGCCGCTGGATCACGGTGCCCCAGTCGCTTTCGGCCAGGTCGATGTTCATGCCGATCTTGCGCAGCACGTCGGCGGTCACCTGGCCAAGCGGGCCGATGTCGGGGAAATCGGTCGGATTGATGATCACCACCTTCTCGCCGGCATAGCCCGAAGCCTTCAGCGCGGCGGTGGCTTTCTCGATGCTCTGCGGCATCAGGTCTTCCTGCTCGCCGGCATAATAGGGCGTGCCGAAACCCCAGAGGCTGCGGCAGACCTTCCAGGACGAGGTATCGTCGCCCTGGCTCGCCCGCATGTATTCTTCCTGGTTCACTGCCATCCGCACCGCCTGGCGCACGCGGATATTGTCGAAGGGCGGCTGCAGGTGGTTGAGCCGCATGACGGCGGTGCGCCCGGCCAGGTCGATGACCTCGCGGACGATGTCGCGGTTGCGCGCCAGCATGGGCTGCAGATCCGACAGCGGCCGTTCCCACCAGTCGATCTCGCCGCGCATCAGCGCGTTGGCGGCGGTCGCGGCATCCGGAATGATGAGCCATTCGACGCGCGGGAAATGGGCGACCTTGCCGCCGGCATTGCGGCTCGGCGGCTCCTGGCGCGGCACATAGCCGTCGAACTTCTCGTAGACCGCGCGGCTGCCGGAATTGTATTCGGACGGCAGGAAGCGGTAGGGGCCGGAGCCGACCACTTCGGTGATCTGCTTGTTGCCGTCGGTGACGGCGAGCCTCTCCGGCATGACGAAGGGCGGATTGTCGGCCTTGCCGAGCGCGTCGAGCAGCAGCGGGAAGGCACGGGTCAGGCGGATCTCCAGCGTCCGGTCGTCGACGCCGACGAAGTCCTCGGTGACCTTGGCCAGCGTCTGGCCGAAAATGTCGCGCTGGCACCAGCGCTTCAGGCTCGCCGCGCAATCGACCGCGCGCACCGGGCTGCCGTCGTGGAACTTCAGCCCCTCGCGCAGGCGGATGCGCCATTTCCGGCCATCGGCGCTGACCTCGTAGCTCTCGGCCATCTGCGGCTGCGGCTTGAGCTTGGCATCCTGGCCGAACAGCGTGTCGTAGACGTAGTAGCCGTGATTGTTGGTCACCGTCGCCGTCGTCCAGATCGGGTCGAGCGAGGTGAGATTGGCCTGCGGCACGAAGCGCAAGGTCATGGCGCGCTGGTCCTGGGCAAGCGCCGGCGCAGCGAGCAGGGAAGCGGCAGCACTTTTGAGAAGCGTACGACGGTCCATGGGAGCACTCCGGTATGCAGGGGCGCTCAGTCCAGACGATCTGCAACCCGCGCGTCAACCCGTGGCACGACATGGCGCCCAGCCGGCGGCCGCGACGCGGTGGCGCAGCCGCGCGACGGGGCGGCACGGGAGGGCCGGCGCCTCAGACGCTGGCAGCGACCAGGCCCGCCGCTTCGGCGATGACGGCGCTCCGCGCCTCGCCCGACGCGTCCTTCTTGACGTAGTAGATCGACAGGATCACCGGCGGGCGGCCAGGCGGCCAGATGATGCCGACATCGCTGGTCTCGCCGGCGAGCCCGGCGCCAGTCTTGTCGCCGACGCGCCAGCCGTGCGGCAGTCCCGCCCGGATGCGCGCCTCGCCGGTCCGGCATGCCACGAGCCAGGCGGTGAGCTGGGCGCGCGAAGTCGGCCTCAGCACGTCGCCCAGCAGCAGGCGGTGGATGTTCTGCCCCATGGCGGCCGGCGAGGTGGTGTCCCTGGGATCGTCGGGCGCGACCACGATCAGCTCCGGGAGCTTGCGGTCGAGGCGCGTGACGGAATCGCCGAGCGTTCGGATGAAGCGGGTGAGCCGGGCCGGGCCGCCGCAGATCTCGATGAGGAGATTGCCCGCGGTATTGTCGCTGACCACGATGGCCGCCTCGCAGATTTCGGCAACCGTCAGCCCCGGCGCGCCGGCGCGCGGCGCGGTGATCGGCGAGGACGGCACGACCTCGCCCGGCGTGTAGATGATCCGGCGGTCGAGCCGCTCCTCGCGATTGTCGATGCGGGCCAGGATATGGGCGACGGCGAGCAGCTTGAAGGTGCTGCACAGGGCAAAGCGCTCGTCCGCCCGATGGCCCGTGCGGGCGCGCGTCGCAGTGTCGAAGACGGCGACGCCCGCGCCCGCCGCAACGGGCCTCGAGCGCGGCGAAACGGCCGGCCAGGGCCGCGGCCGGCGAGATGCGCGACGTCAGGACGACCGGAGCCGTAACGAGGGCGCCGCACAGCACGCGGCGTCCAAGGCCCGGCGATATGCGCTGCGACGACATGGCACCACACCCCCTGGCGGCCTGCCGGGCCTCCGCCCTCTCAAAGATCCGCCACCACGAGCCGCGTCGCCTCGGCGATCACCGCATTGCGCACCGCGGCGCTGGCGCCGGCCTTGACATAATAGAACGACAGGATGAGCGGCGCACGACCCGGCGGCCAGGCGATGGCGATGTCGTTGCATTCGCCGCCGCGGCCCGAGCCGGTCTTGTCGCCGACCCGCCAGCCGTGCGGCAGGCCGGCGCGGATGCGCTCGTCGCCGGTGCGGTTCGCCACCAGCCAGGCGGTGAGCTGGGCGCGCGAAGCCGGCCGCAGCGCTTCGCCAAGGAGCAGCCGCCTGACATTCTCCGCCATGGCGCGCGGCGAGGTGGTGTCGTTGGCATCATTCGGGCCGGAAGCCGCGAAAGGCGCGAGGTGGTCGACACGCGTCACGGTGTCGCCCAGCGCCCGGCAATAGCCGGTAAGGCCGGCCGGGCCGCCCGCGGCGCCGACCAGCAGGTTGCCGGCGGTGCTGTCGCTGACGGTGATCGCCGCCTCGCAAAGCTCGGCCAGCGTCATGCCCGGGCCCCCGAGACGCCGTGCGGCGATCGGCGAATGGGACACGACGTCGCCGGGGCGGACGACGATGCGCCGGTCGAGCCGGTCCTCGCCGCGCTCGACCCGGGCCAGCGCATGCGCCGCCGCAAGGAACTTCACGGTACTGCACATGGCAAAGCGCTCGTCGGCCCGGTGGCCGGCGCTCGCGCCGCTGGCCGTATCGATGATCGCGGCGCCGAGGCGACCGCCGCGGCGCGTTTCCAGCGCCCTCAGGCGGTCGCCGAGCCCTGCTCCGAGCGCTGCGAGGATCGGGCAGACGAGAACGAAAGGCGCAGCCAGCAGCGGGCCGGCGATCGCAAGGCGGCGCGTGACGGGATGGGACATGGAACGGAATCCGAGAAGAAGCGTGACCTGCAGCGGCCGCCTTTTGATCGGGCCATCGGCAAGCGAAGCCGCGGCCCATTTGCGGCCGGACGAAGGCCTTGTCGCGCCGGACCGGCGACAAGGATTGCAGCAAGATTGCACGGGCGTCCGGCAAGCCCGATGCGGCGCCCGGAACGGCATCAGCCGCTCCGGGCGATCGCGGGAAATCAGAGGCTGGCGGCGACGATCCGCGCCGCTTCGGCGATGACGGCATTGCGCTGGTCGGCGCTGCCCTCGCTTTTCCTGTAGTAGACCGAGAGCACCACCGGCGCCCGGCCGGGCGGCCAGAAGATGCCGGCCTCATTGGCCTCGCCGCCATTGCCGCTGCCGGTCTTGCTGGCGACGCGCCAGCCCGACGGCAGGCCCGCGCGGATCCGCGCATCGCCGGTCTTCATGCCGACCATCCACGCGGTCAGCTGCGCGCGCGAGGCGGATTTCAGCGTGTCGCCCAGCAGGATCTGCCGCACCGTCTCCGACATGGCGCCGGGCGTCGTGGTATCGCGCGGATCGTCCGGCGCGACATTG
This portion of the bacterium YEK0313 genome encodes:
- a CDS encoding Antibiotic biosynthesis monooxygenase, with the translated sequence MIAVIFEVSPAEGRKGDYMALAARLRDDLMAMDGFISVERFQSLTDPDKLLSLSFWRDEAAVAAWRNQIRHRATQAAGRGGIFRDYRLRVASVLRDYGMNDRREEAPEDSRAAHEAGFSPAP
- the gsiB_3 gene encoding Glutathione-binding protein GsiB precursor codes for the protein MDRRTLLKSAAASLLAAPALAQDQRAMTLRFVPQANLTSLDPIWTTATVTNNHGYYVYDTLFGQDAKLKPQPQMAESYEVSADGRKWRIRLREGLKFHDGSPVRAVDCAASLKRWCQRDIFGQTLAKVTEDFVGVDDRTLEIRLTRAFPLLLDALGKADNPPFVMPERLAVTDGNKQITEVVGSGPYRFLPSEYNSGSRAVYEKFDGYVPRQEPPSRNAGGKVAHFPRVEWLIIPDAATAANALMRGEIDWWERPLSDLQPMLARNRDIVREVIDLAGRTAVMRLNHLQPPFDNIRVRQAVRMAVNQEEYMRASQGDDTSSWKVCRSLWGFGTPYYAGEQEDLMPQSIEKATAALKASGYAGEKVVIINPTDFPDIGPLGQVTADVLRKIGMNIDLAESDWGTVIQRRNNRETVDKGGWSIFHTLGPTDGWGSPATSNLVRGPGLSGWFGWWTNPRSEQLVDEWLFAPDEAGQKKAATELARLALEEVATVPLGQFTIKTAYRKSLTGMLTGSAPYPWSLRRV
- the bla_1 gene encoding Beta-lactamase FAR-1 precursor, which gives rise to MPSSPITAPRAGAPGLTVAEICEAAIVVSDNTAGNLLIEICGGPARLTRFIRTLGDSVTRLDRKLPELIVVAPDDPRDTTSPAAMGQNIHRLLLGDVLRPTSRAQLTAWLVACRTGEARIRAGLPHGWRVGDKTGAGLAGETSDVGIIWPPGRPPVILSIYYVKKDASGEARSAVIAEAAGLVAASV
- the bla_2 gene encoding Beta-lactamase Toho-1 precursor, yielding MSHPVTRRLAIAGPLLAAPFVLVCPILAALGAGLGDRLRALETRRGGRLGAAIIDTASGASAGHRADERFAMCSTVKFLAAAHALARVERGEDRLDRRIVVRPGDVVSHSPIAARRLGGPGMTLAELCEAAITVSDSTAGNLLVGAAGGPAGLTGYCRALGDTVTRVDHLAPFAASGPNDANDTTSPRAMAENVRRLLLGEALRPASRAQLTAWLVANRTGDERIRAGLPHGWRVGDKTGSGRGGECNDIAIAWPPGRAPLILSFYYVKAGASAAVRNAVIAEATRLVVADL